A region from the Drosophila bipectinata strain 14024-0381.07 chromosome 3R, DbipHiC1v2, whole genome shotgun sequence genome encodes:
- the CtBP gene encoding C-terminal-binding protein isoform X1, whose amino-acid sequence MDKNLMMPKRSRIDVKGSFANGPLQARPLVALLDGRDCSIEMPILKDVATVAFCDAQSTSEIHEKVLNEAVGALMWHTIVLTKEDLEKFKALRIIVRIGSGTDNIDVKAAGELGIAVCNVPGYGVEEVADTTMCLILNLYRRTYWLANMVREGKKFTGPEQVREAAHGCARIRGDTLGLVGLGRIGSAVALRAKAFGFNVIFYDPYLPDGIDKSLGLTRVYTLQDLLFQSDCVSLHCTLNEHNHHLINEFTIKQMRPGAFLVNTARGGLVDDETLALALKQGRIRAAALDVHENEPYNVFQGALKDAPNLICTPHAAFFSDASATELREMAATEIRRAIVGNIPDVLRNCVNKEYFMRTPPTAAAGGVAAAVYPEGLNGGYYTGALHHRAHSTTPHEGPHSTTNLAAAAAAAAALAPPPPGSNSSSSSVAAAAAAVAAAAAAAALLPVPSPVPQVPSNSVPSVPHLSPQVAGLPLGIVSSQSPLSAPDPNNHLSSSIKTEVKTESTEAP is encoded by the exons atggacaaaaacCTGATGATGCCGAAGCGTTCGCGGATCGATGTCAAGGGCAGTTTCGCCAACGGACCGCTACAGGCTCGTCCGCTGGTGGCTCTACTGGACGGACGCGATTGCTCCATCGAGATGCCCATCCTAAAGGATGTGGCAACGGTGGCCTTTTGCGATGCACAGAGCACCTCCGAAATACACGAGAAG GTACTCAACGAGGCAGTGGGCGCTCTGATGTGGCACACAATCGTCCTCACAAAGGAGGACTTGGAGAAGTTCAAAGCTTTACGCATCATTGTACGCATCGGCAGCGGCACAGACAACATTGACGTAAAGGCGGCGGGCGAACTGGGCATCGCCGTTTGCAACGTTCCCGGCTACGGAGTCGAGGAGGTGGCGGACACGACGATGTGCTTGATCCTCAACCTCTACCGGCGGACCTACTGGCTCGCGAATATGGTGCGAGAGGGCAAAAAGTTCACTGGACCCGAGCAAGTTAGGGAGGCAGCGCAT ggCTGTGCACGCATTCGGGGTGATACGTTGGGCCTGGTGGGACTGGGCCGGATCGGTAGTGCCGTGGCTTTGAGGGCAAAAGCTTTCGGCTTCAATGTCATCTTTTATGATCCCTACCTGCCCGACGGCATCGACAAGTCCCTGGGTCTCACCCGAGTCTACACGCTGCAGGATCTGCTTTTCCAGTCCGACTGCGTATCACTGCATTGTACGCTTAACGAGCACAACCATCATTTAATTAATGAATTCACAATTAAACAG ATGCGACCTGGTGCATTTCTGGTGAACACCGCCCGAGGCGGTCTGGTTGATGACGAGACTCTGGCGTTGGCGCTGAAGCAGGGACGCATTAGAGCCGCTGCGTTGGATGTCCATGAAAACGAACCTTACAATGTATTTCAA GGCGCTTTGAAGGATGCCCCAAATCTGATTTGTACACCACATGCCGCCTTCTTCAGCGACGCGTCCGCCACCGAGTTGCGGGAAATGGCTGCCACCGAGATCCGGCGGGCAATCGTCGGCAATATTCCAGACGTGCTTAGGAACTGCGTCAATAAGGAGTACTTCATGCGCACGCCGCCCACTGCTGCCGCTGGGGGCGTGGCGGCGGCTGTTTATCCCGAAG GATTAAATGGCGGCTATTATACAGGCGCACTGCATCATCGGGCACACAGCACCACGCCGCACGAGGGGCCCCACAGTACCACCAacctggctgctgctgctgctgccgccgctgctCTGGCGCCGCCGCCTCCTGGCAGcaactcctcctcctcctcggtggccgctgctgcagctgcggTTGCTGCCGCGGCAGCTGCCGCTGCCCTTTTGCCGGTACCGTCGCCGGTTCCGCAGGTTCCATCGAACTCCGTGCCCTCGGTGCCGCATCTGTCGCCCCAGGTCGCCGGATTGCCGCTGGGAATTGTGAGTAGCCAATCG CCCCTGAGTGCGCCCGACCCTAATAATCATCTGTCGTCGAGCATAAAAACGGAGGTGAAGACCGAGTCAACGGAGGCGCCGTAG
- the CtBP gene encoding C-terminal-binding protein isoform X3 yields the protein MDKNLMMPKRSRIDVKGSFANGPLQARPLVALLDGRDCSIEMPILKDVATVAFCDAQSTSEIHEKVLNEAVGALMWHTIVLTKEDLEKFKALRIIVRIGSGTDNIDVKAAGELGIAVCNVPGYGVEEVADTTMCLILNLYRRTYWLANMVREGKKFTGPEQVREAAHGCARIRGDTLGLVGLGRIGSAVALRAKAFGFNVIFYDPYLPDGIDKSLGLTRVYTLQDLLFQSDCVSLHCTLNEHNHHLINEFTIKQMRPGAFLVNTARGGLVDDETLALALKQGRIRAAALDVHENEPYNVFQGALKDAPNLICTPHAAFFSDASATELREMAATEIRRAIVGNIPDVLRNCVNKEYFMRTPPTAAAGGVAAAVYPEGLNGGYYTGALHHRAHSTTPHEGPHSTTNLAAAAAAAAALAPPPPGSNSSSSSVAAAAAAVAAAAAAAALLPVPSPVPQVPSNSVPSVPHLSPQVAGLPLGIPLSAPDPNNHLSSSIKTEVKTESTEAP from the exons atggacaaaaacCTGATGATGCCGAAGCGTTCGCGGATCGATGTCAAGGGCAGTTTCGCCAACGGACCGCTACAGGCTCGTCCGCTGGTGGCTCTACTGGACGGACGCGATTGCTCCATCGAGATGCCCATCCTAAAGGATGTGGCAACGGTGGCCTTTTGCGATGCACAGAGCACCTCCGAAATACACGAGAAG GTACTCAACGAGGCAGTGGGCGCTCTGATGTGGCACACAATCGTCCTCACAAAGGAGGACTTGGAGAAGTTCAAAGCTTTACGCATCATTGTACGCATCGGCAGCGGCACAGACAACATTGACGTAAAGGCGGCGGGCGAACTGGGCATCGCCGTTTGCAACGTTCCCGGCTACGGAGTCGAGGAGGTGGCGGACACGACGATGTGCTTGATCCTCAACCTCTACCGGCGGACCTACTGGCTCGCGAATATGGTGCGAGAGGGCAAAAAGTTCACTGGACCCGAGCAAGTTAGGGAGGCAGCGCAT ggCTGTGCACGCATTCGGGGTGATACGTTGGGCCTGGTGGGACTGGGCCGGATCGGTAGTGCCGTGGCTTTGAGGGCAAAAGCTTTCGGCTTCAATGTCATCTTTTATGATCCCTACCTGCCCGACGGCATCGACAAGTCCCTGGGTCTCACCCGAGTCTACACGCTGCAGGATCTGCTTTTCCAGTCCGACTGCGTATCACTGCATTGTACGCTTAACGAGCACAACCATCATTTAATTAATGAATTCACAATTAAACAG ATGCGACCTGGTGCATTTCTGGTGAACACCGCCCGAGGCGGTCTGGTTGATGACGAGACTCTGGCGTTGGCGCTGAAGCAGGGACGCATTAGAGCCGCTGCGTTGGATGTCCATGAAAACGAACCTTACAATGTATTTCAA GGCGCTTTGAAGGATGCCCCAAATCTGATTTGTACACCACATGCCGCCTTCTTCAGCGACGCGTCCGCCACCGAGTTGCGGGAAATGGCTGCCACCGAGATCCGGCGGGCAATCGTCGGCAATATTCCAGACGTGCTTAGGAACTGCGTCAATAAGGAGTACTTCATGCGCACGCCGCCCACTGCTGCCGCTGGGGGCGTGGCGGCGGCTGTTTATCCCGAAG GATTAAATGGCGGCTATTATACAGGCGCACTGCATCATCGGGCACACAGCACCACGCCGCACGAGGGGCCCCACAGTACCACCAacctggctgctgctgctgctgccgccgctgctCTGGCGCCGCCGCCTCCTGGCAGcaactcctcctcctcctcggtggccgctgctgcagctgcggTTGCTGCCGCGGCAGCTGCCGCTGCCCTTTTGCCGGTACCGTCGCCGGTTCCGCAGGTTCCATCGAACTCCGTGCCCTCGGTGCCGCATCTGTCGCCCCAGGTCGCCGGATTGCCGCTGGGAATT CCCCTGAGTGCGCCCGACCCTAATAATCATCTGTCGTCGAGCATAAAAACGGAGGTGAAGACCGAGTCAACGGAGGCGCCGTAG
- the CtBP gene encoding C-terminal-binding protein isoform X4, translating to MDKNLMMPKRSRIDVKGSFANGPLQARPLVALLDGRDCSIEMPILKDVATVAFCDAQSTSEIHEKVLNEAVGALMWHTIVLTKEDLEKFKALRIIVRIGSGTDNIDVKAAGELGIAVCNVPGYGVEEVADTTMCLILNLYRRTYWLANMVREGKKFTGPEQVREAAHGCARIRGDTLGLVGLGRIGSAVALRAKAFGFNVIFYDPYLPDGIDKSLGLTRVYTLQDLLFQSDCVSLHCTLNEHNHHLINEFTIKQMRPGAFLVNTARGGLVDDETLALALKQGRIRAAALDVHENEPYNGALKDAPNLICTPHAAFFSDASATELREMAATEIRRAIVGNIPDVLRNCVNKEYFMRTPPTAAAGGVAAAVYPEGLNGGYYTGALHHRAHSTTPHEGPHSTTNLAAAAAAAAALAPPPPGSNSSSSSVAAAAAAVAAAAAAAALLPVPSPVPQVPSNSVPSVPHLSPQVAGLPLGIPLSAPDPNNHLSSSIKTEVKTESTEAP from the exons atggacaaaaacCTGATGATGCCGAAGCGTTCGCGGATCGATGTCAAGGGCAGTTTCGCCAACGGACCGCTACAGGCTCGTCCGCTGGTGGCTCTACTGGACGGACGCGATTGCTCCATCGAGATGCCCATCCTAAAGGATGTGGCAACGGTGGCCTTTTGCGATGCACAGAGCACCTCCGAAATACACGAGAAG GTACTCAACGAGGCAGTGGGCGCTCTGATGTGGCACACAATCGTCCTCACAAAGGAGGACTTGGAGAAGTTCAAAGCTTTACGCATCATTGTACGCATCGGCAGCGGCACAGACAACATTGACGTAAAGGCGGCGGGCGAACTGGGCATCGCCGTTTGCAACGTTCCCGGCTACGGAGTCGAGGAGGTGGCGGACACGACGATGTGCTTGATCCTCAACCTCTACCGGCGGACCTACTGGCTCGCGAATATGGTGCGAGAGGGCAAAAAGTTCACTGGACCCGAGCAAGTTAGGGAGGCAGCGCAT ggCTGTGCACGCATTCGGGGTGATACGTTGGGCCTGGTGGGACTGGGCCGGATCGGTAGTGCCGTGGCTTTGAGGGCAAAAGCTTTCGGCTTCAATGTCATCTTTTATGATCCCTACCTGCCCGACGGCATCGACAAGTCCCTGGGTCTCACCCGAGTCTACACGCTGCAGGATCTGCTTTTCCAGTCCGACTGCGTATCACTGCATTGTACGCTTAACGAGCACAACCATCATTTAATTAATGAATTCACAATTAAACAG ATGCGACCTGGTGCATTTCTGGTGAACACCGCCCGAGGCGGTCTGGTTGATGACGAGACTCTGGCGTTGGCGCTGAAGCAGGGACGCATTAGAGCCGCTGCGTTGGATGTCCATGAAAACGAACCTTACAAT GGCGCTTTGAAGGATGCCCCAAATCTGATTTGTACACCACATGCCGCCTTCTTCAGCGACGCGTCCGCCACCGAGTTGCGGGAAATGGCTGCCACCGAGATCCGGCGGGCAATCGTCGGCAATATTCCAGACGTGCTTAGGAACTGCGTCAATAAGGAGTACTTCATGCGCACGCCGCCCACTGCTGCCGCTGGGGGCGTGGCGGCGGCTGTTTATCCCGAAG GATTAAATGGCGGCTATTATACAGGCGCACTGCATCATCGGGCACACAGCACCACGCCGCACGAGGGGCCCCACAGTACCACCAacctggctgctgctgctgctgccgccgctgctCTGGCGCCGCCGCCTCCTGGCAGcaactcctcctcctcctcggtggccgctgctgcagctgcggTTGCTGCCGCGGCAGCTGCCGCTGCCCTTTTGCCGGTACCGTCGCCGGTTCCGCAGGTTCCATCGAACTCCGTGCCCTCGGTGCCGCATCTGTCGCCCCAGGTCGCCGGATTGCCGCTGGGAATT CCCCTGAGTGCGCCCGACCCTAATAATCATCTGTCGTCGAGCATAAAAACGGAGGTGAAGACCGAGTCAACGGAGGCGCCGTAG
- the CtBP gene encoding C-terminal-binding protein isoform X5 yields MDKNLMMPKRSRIDVKGSFANGPLQARPLVALLDGRDCSIEMPILKDVATVAFCDAQSTSEIHEKVLNEAVGALMWHTIVLTKEDLEKFKALRIIVRIGSGTDNIDVKAAGELGIAVCNVPGYGVEEVADTTMCLILNLYRRTYWLANMVREGKKFTGPEQVREAAHGCARIRGDTLGLVGLGRIGSAVALRAKAFGFNVIFYDPYLPDGIDKSLGLTRVYTLQDLLFQSDCVSLHCTLNEHNHHLINEFTIKQMRPGAFLVNTARGGLVDDETLALALKQGRIRAAALDVHENEPYNVFQGALKDAPNLICTPHAAFFSDASATELREMAATEIRRAIVGNIPDVLRNCVNKEYFMRTPPTAAAGGVAAAVYPEGALHHRAHSTTPHEGPHSTTNLAAAAAAAAALAPPPPGSNSSSSSVAAAAAAVAAAAAAAALLPVPSPVPQVPSNSVPSVPHLSPQVAGLPLGIVSSQSPLSAPDPNNHLSSSIKTEVKTESTEAP; encoded by the exons atggacaaaaacCTGATGATGCCGAAGCGTTCGCGGATCGATGTCAAGGGCAGTTTCGCCAACGGACCGCTACAGGCTCGTCCGCTGGTGGCTCTACTGGACGGACGCGATTGCTCCATCGAGATGCCCATCCTAAAGGATGTGGCAACGGTGGCCTTTTGCGATGCACAGAGCACCTCCGAAATACACGAGAAG GTACTCAACGAGGCAGTGGGCGCTCTGATGTGGCACACAATCGTCCTCACAAAGGAGGACTTGGAGAAGTTCAAAGCTTTACGCATCATTGTACGCATCGGCAGCGGCACAGACAACATTGACGTAAAGGCGGCGGGCGAACTGGGCATCGCCGTTTGCAACGTTCCCGGCTACGGAGTCGAGGAGGTGGCGGACACGACGATGTGCTTGATCCTCAACCTCTACCGGCGGACCTACTGGCTCGCGAATATGGTGCGAGAGGGCAAAAAGTTCACTGGACCCGAGCAAGTTAGGGAGGCAGCGCAT ggCTGTGCACGCATTCGGGGTGATACGTTGGGCCTGGTGGGACTGGGCCGGATCGGTAGTGCCGTGGCTTTGAGGGCAAAAGCTTTCGGCTTCAATGTCATCTTTTATGATCCCTACCTGCCCGACGGCATCGACAAGTCCCTGGGTCTCACCCGAGTCTACACGCTGCAGGATCTGCTTTTCCAGTCCGACTGCGTATCACTGCATTGTACGCTTAACGAGCACAACCATCATTTAATTAATGAATTCACAATTAAACAG ATGCGACCTGGTGCATTTCTGGTGAACACCGCCCGAGGCGGTCTGGTTGATGACGAGACTCTGGCGTTGGCGCTGAAGCAGGGACGCATTAGAGCCGCTGCGTTGGATGTCCATGAAAACGAACCTTACAATGTATTTCAA GGCGCTTTGAAGGATGCCCCAAATCTGATTTGTACACCACATGCCGCCTTCTTCAGCGACGCGTCCGCCACCGAGTTGCGGGAAATGGCTGCCACCGAGATCCGGCGGGCAATCGTCGGCAATATTCCAGACGTGCTTAGGAACTGCGTCAATAAGGAGTACTTCATGCGCACGCCGCCCACTGCTGCCGCTGGGGGCGTGGCGGCGGCTGTTTATCCCGAAG GCGCACTGCATCATCGGGCACACAGCACCACGCCGCACGAGGGGCCCCACAGTACCACCAacctggctgctgctgctgctgccgccgctgctCTGGCGCCGCCGCCTCCTGGCAGcaactcctcctcctcctcggtggccgctgctgcagctgcggTTGCTGCCGCGGCAGCTGCCGCTGCCCTTTTGCCGGTACCGTCGCCGGTTCCGCAGGTTCCATCGAACTCCGTGCCCTCGGTGCCGCATCTGTCGCCCCAGGTCGCCGGATTGCCGCTGGGAATTGTGAGTAGCCAATCG CCCCTGAGTGCGCCCGACCCTAATAATCATCTGTCGTCGAGCATAAAAACGGAGGTGAAGACCGAGTCAACGGAGGCGCCGTAG
- the CtBP gene encoding C-terminal-binding protein isoform X2 gives MDKNLMMPKRSRIDVKGSFANGPLQARPLVALLDGRDCSIEMPILKDVATVAFCDAQSTSEIHEKVLNEAVGALMWHTIVLTKEDLEKFKALRIIVRIGSGTDNIDVKAAGELGIAVCNVPGYGVEEVADTTMCLILNLYRRTYWLANMVREGKKFTGPEQVREAAHGCARIRGDTLGLVGLGRIGSAVALRAKAFGFNVIFYDPYLPDGIDKSLGLTRVYTLQDLLFQSDCVSLHCTLNEHNHHLINEFTIKQMRPGAFLVNTARGGLVDDETLALALKQGRIRAAALDVHENEPYNGALKDAPNLICTPHAAFFSDASATELREMAATEIRRAIVGNIPDVLRNCVNKEYFMRTPPTAAAGGVAAAVYPEGLNGGYYTGALHHRAHSTTPHEGPHSTTNLAAAAAAAAALAPPPPGSNSSSSSVAAAAAAVAAAAAAAALLPVPSPVPQVPSNSVPSVPHLSPQVAGLPLGIVSSQSPLSAPDPNNHLSSSIKTEVKTESTEAP, from the exons atggacaaaaacCTGATGATGCCGAAGCGTTCGCGGATCGATGTCAAGGGCAGTTTCGCCAACGGACCGCTACAGGCTCGTCCGCTGGTGGCTCTACTGGACGGACGCGATTGCTCCATCGAGATGCCCATCCTAAAGGATGTGGCAACGGTGGCCTTTTGCGATGCACAGAGCACCTCCGAAATACACGAGAAG GTACTCAACGAGGCAGTGGGCGCTCTGATGTGGCACACAATCGTCCTCACAAAGGAGGACTTGGAGAAGTTCAAAGCTTTACGCATCATTGTACGCATCGGCAGCGGCACAGACAACATTGACGTAAAGGCGGCGGGCGAACTGGGCATCGCCGTTTGCAACGTTCCCGGCTACGGAGTCGAGGAGGTGGCGGACACGACGATGTGCTTGATCCTCAACCTCTACCGGCGGACCTACTGGCTCGCGAATATGGTGCGAGAGGGCAAAAAGTTCACTGGACCCGAGCAAGTTAGGGAGGCAGCGCAT ggCTGTGCACGCATTCGGGGTGATACGTTGGGCCTGGTGGGACTGGGCCGGATCGGTAGTGCCGTGGCTTTGAGGGCAAAAGCTTTCGGCTTCAATGTCATCTTTTATGATCCCTACCTGCCCGACGGCATCGACAAGTCCCTGGGTCTCACCCGAGTCTACACGCTGCAGGATCTGCTTTTCCAGTCCGACTGCGTATCACTGCATTGTACGCTTAACGAGCACAACCATCATTTAATTAATGAATTCACAATTAAACAG ATGCGACCTGGTGCATTTCTGGTGAACACCGCCCGAGGCGGTCTGGTTGATGACGAGACTCTGGCGTTGGCGCTGAAGCAGGGACGCATTAGAGCCGCTGCGTTGGATGTCCATGAAAACGAACCTTACAAT GGCGCTTTGAAGGATGCCCCAAATCTGATTTGTACACCACATGCCGCCTTCTTCAGCGACGCGTCCGCCACCGAGTTGCGGGAAATGGCTGCCACCGAGATCCGGCGGGCAATCGTCGGCAATATTCCAGACGTGCTTAGGAACTGCGTCAATAAGGAGTACTTCATGCGCACGCCGCCCACTGCTGCCGCTGGGGGCGTGGCGGCGGCTGTTTATCCCGAAG GATTAAATGGCGGCTATTATACAGGCGCACTGCATCATCGGGCACACAGCACCACGCCGCACGAGGGGCCCCACAGTACCACCAacctggctgctgctgctgctgccgccgctgctCTGGCGCCGCCGCCTCCTGGCAGcaactcctcctcctcctcggtggccgctgctgcagctgcggTTGCTGCCGCGGCAGCTGCCGCTGCCCTTTTGCCGGTACCGTCGCCGGTTCCGCAGGTTCCATCGAACTCCGTGCCCTCGGTGCCGCATCTGTCGCCCCAGGTCGCCGGATTGCCGCTGGGAATTGTGAGTAGCCAATCG CCCCTGAGTGCGCCCGACCCTAATAATCATCTGTCGTCGAGCATAAAAACGGAGGTGAAGACCGAGTCAACGGAGGCGCCGTAG
- the CtBP gene encoding C-terminal-binding protein isoform X6 has product MDKNLMMPKRSRIDVKGSFANGPLQARPLVALLDGRDCSIEMPILKDVATVAFCDAQSTSEIHEKVLNEAVGALMWHTIVLTKEDLEKFKALRIIVRIGSGTDNIDVKAAGELGIAVCNVPGYGVEEVADTTMCLILNLYRRTYWLANMVREGKKFTGPEQVREAAHGCARIRGDTLGLVGLGRIGSAVALRAKAFGFNVIFYDPYLPDGIDKSLGLTRVYTLQDLLFQSDCVSLHCTLNEHNHHLINEFTIKQMRPGAFLVNTARGGLVDDETLALALKQGRIRAAALDVHENEPYNGALKDAPNLICTPHAAFFSDASATELREMAATEIRRAIVGNIPDVLRNCVNKEYFMRTPPTAAAGGVAAAVYPEGALHHRAHSTTPHEGPHSTTNLAAAAAAAAALAPPPPGSNSSSSSVAAAAAAVAAAAAAAALLPVPSPVPQVPSNSVPSVPHLSPQVAGLPLGIVSSQSPLSAPDPNNHLSSSIKTEVKTESTEAP; this is encoded by the exons atggacaaaaacCTGATGATGCCGAAGCGTTCGCGGATCGATGTCAAGGGCAGTTTCGCCAACGGACCGCTACAGGCTCGTCCGCTGGTGGCTCTACTGGACGGACGCGATTGCTCCATCGAGATGCCCATCCTAAAGGATGTGGCAACGGTGGCCTTTTGCGATGCACAGAGCACCTCCGAAATACACGAGAAG GTACTCAACGAGGCAGTGGGCGCTCTGATGTGGCACACAATCGTCCTCACAAAGGAGGACTTGGAGAAGTTCAAAGCTTTACGCATCATTGTACGCATCGGCAGCGGCACAGACAACATTGACGTAAAGGCGGCGGGCGAACTGGGCATCGCCGTTTGCAACGTTCCCGGCTACGGAGTCGAGGAGGTGGCGGACACGACGATGTGCTTGATCCTCAACCTCTACCGGCGGACCTACTGGCTCGCGAATATGGTGCGAGAGGGCAAAAAGTTCACTGGACCCGAGCAAGTTAGGGAGGCAGCGCAT ggCTGTGCACGCATTCGGGGTGATACGTTGGGCCTGGTGGGACTGGGCCGGATCGGTAGTGCCGTGGCTTTGAGGGCAAAAGCTTTCGGCTTCAATGTCATCTTTTATGATCCCTACCTGCCCGACGGCATCGACAAGTCCCTGGGTCTCACCCGAGTCTACACGCTGCAGGATCTGCTTTTCCAGTCCGACTGCGTATCACTGCATTGTACGCTTAACGAGCACAACCATCATTTAATTAATGAATTCACAATTAAACAG ATGCGACCTGGTGCATTTCTGGTGAACACCGCCCGAGGCGGTCTGGTTGATGACGAGACTCTGGCGTTGGCGCTGAAGCAGGGACGCATTAGAGCCGCTGCGTTGGATGTCCATGAAAACGAACCTTACAAT GGCGCTTTGAAGGATGCCCCAAATCTGATTTGTACACCACATGCCGCCTTCTTCAGCGACGCGTCCGCCACCGAGTTGCGGGAAATGGCTGCCACCGAGATCCGGCGGGCAATCGTCGGCAATATTCCAGACGTGCTTAGGAACTGCGTCAATAAGGAGTACTTCATGCGCACGCCGCCCACTGCTGCCGCTGGGGGCGTGGCGGCGGCTGTTTATCCCGAAG GCGCACTGCATCATCGGGCACACAGCACCACGCCGCACGAGGGGCCCCACAGTACCACCAacctggctgctgctgctgctgccgccgctgctCTGGCGCCGCCGCCTCCTGGCAGcaactcctcctcctcctcggtggccgctgctgcagctgcggTTGCTGCCGCGGCAGCTGCCGCTGCCCTTTTGCCGGTACCGTCGCCGGTTCCGCAGGTTCCATCGAACTCCGTGCCCTCGGTGCCGCATCTGTCGCCCCAGGTCGCCGGATTGCCGCTGGGAATTGTGAGTAGCCAATCG CCCCTGAGTGCGCCCGACCCTAATAATCATCTGTCGTCGAGCATAAAAACGGAGGTGAAGACCGAGTCAACGGAGGCGCCGTAG
- the CtBP gene encoding C-terminal-binding protein isoform X7 yields MDKNLMMPKRSRIDVKGSFANGPLQARPLVALLDGRDCSIEMPILKDVATVAFCDAQSTSEIHEKVLNEAVGALMWHTIVLTKEDLEKFKALRIIVRIGSGTDNIDVKAAGELGIAVCNVPGYGVEEVADTTMCLILNLYRRTYWLANMVREGKKFTGPEQVREAAHGCARIRGDTLGLVGLGRIGSAVALRAKAFGFNVIFYDPYLPDGIDKSLGLTRVYTLQDLLFQSDCVSLHCTLNEHNHHLINEFTIKQMRPGAFLVNTARGGLVDDETLALALKQGRIRAAALDVHENEPYNVFQGALKDAPNLICTPHAAFFSDASATELREMAATEIRRAIVGNIPDVLRNCVNKEYFMRTPPTAAAGGVAAAVYPEAPECARP; encoded by the exons atggacaaaaacCTGATGATGCCGAAGCGTTCGCGGATCGATGTCAAGGGCAGTTTCGCCAACGGACCGCTACAGGCTCGTCCGCTGGTGGCTCTACTGGACGGACGCGATTGCTCCATCGAGATGCCCATCCTAAAGGATGTGGCAACGGTGGCCTTTTGCGATGCACAGAGCACCTCCGAAATACACGAGAAG GTACTCAACGAGGCAGTGGGCGCTCTGATGTGGCACACAATCGTCCTCACAAAGGAGGACTTGGAGAAGTTCAAAGCTTTACGCATCATTGTACGCATCGGCAGCGGCACAGACAACATTGACGTAAAGGCGGCGGGCGAACTGGGCATCGCCGTTTGCAACGTTCCCGGCTACGGAGTCGAGGAGGTGGCGGACACGACGATGTGCTTGATCCTCAACCTCTACCGGCGGACCTACTGGCTCGCGAATATGGTGCGAGAGGGCAAAAAGTTCACTGGACCCGAGCAAGTTAGGGAGGCAGCGCAT ggCTGTGCACGCATTCGGGGTGATACGTTGGGCCTGGTGGGACTGGGCCGGATCGGTAGTGCCGTGGCTTTGAGGGCAAAAGCTTTCGGCTTCAATGTCATCTTTTATGATCCCTACCTGCCCGACGGCATCGACAAGTCCCTGGGTCTCACCCGAGTCTACACGCTGCAGGATCTGCTTTTCCAGTCCGACTGCGTATCACTGCATTGTACGCTTAACGAGCACAACCATCATTTAATTAATGAATTCACAATTAAACAG ATGCGACCTGGTGCATTTCTGGTGAACACCGCCCGAGGCGGTCTGGTTGATGACGAGACTCTGGCGTTGGCGCTGAAGCAGGGACGCATTAGAGCCGCTGCGTTGGATGTCCATGAAAACGAACCTTACAATGTATTTCAA GGCGCTTTGAAGGATGCCCCAAATCTGATTTGTACACCACATGCCGCCTTCTTCAGCGACGCGTCCGCCACCGAGTTGCGGGAAATGGCTGCCACCGAGATCCGGCGGGCAATCGTCGGCAATATTCCAGACGTGCTTAGGAACTGCGTCAATAAGGAGTACTTCATGCGCACGCCGCCCACTGCTGCCGCTGGGGGCGTGGCGGCGGCTGTTTATCCCGAAG CCCCTGAGTGCGCCCGACCCTAA